From Cumulibacter manganitolerans, a single genomic window includes:
- a CDS encoding ATP-binding cassette domain-containing protein — protein sequence MSTPAIEAVDLVKRFGDFTAVHGVSFSVPQGSVLGMLGPNGAGKTTTVRMMTTLSEPTSGSARVAGHDVQREPDAVRASMGLTGQAASVDELLTGRQNLRLIGELYGLSAKQVRSRGDALLEQFSLTDAANKVVKEYSGGMRRRIDLAVSLIAAPPVLFLDEPTTGLDPRSRSELWDVLRGLVREGTTLLLTTQYLEEADQLADNIIVIDQGRVIAEGTALQLKDQFGAARLVVTVSDAARLAEAVEVVRGVSAEVHVDESSRRITAPTEGLSAITTLAGRFDSLGMDLDDIGLQRPSLDDVFLHLTGHRADDNEAAADSSEGQP from the coding sequence ATGAGCACCCCGGCCATCGAGGCAGTCGATCTGGTGAAGCGCTTCGGCGACTTCACCGCCGTGCACGGGGTGAGCTTCTCCGTGCCGCAGGGGAGCGTCCTGGGCATGCTGGGGCCCAACGGCGCCGGCAAGACCACGACCGTGCGCATGATGACGACGCTCAGCGAGCCGACGTCCGGGTCCGCGCGGGTCGCCGGCCACGACGTGCAGCGCGAGCCGGACGCCGTGCGGGCGTCCATGGGGCTCACCGGCCAGGCAGCCTCGGTCGACGAGCTGCTCACCGGCCGGCAGAACCTCCGGCTGATCGGCGAGCTCTACGGGCTGTCGGCCAAGCAGGTCAGGTCGCGCGGCGACGCGCTGCTCGAGCAGTTCTCGCTCACGGACGCCGCCAATAAGGTCGTCAAGGAGTACTCCGGCGGCATGCGGCGGCGCATCGACCTCGCGGTGAGCCTGATCGCCGCCCCGCCGGTGCTGTTCCTCGACGAGCCGACCACCGGGCTCGACCCGCGCAGCCGCAGTGAGCTGTGGGACGTGCTGCGCGGCCTGGTGCGCGAGGGCACCACGCTGCTGCTGACGACGCAGTACCTCGAGGAGGCCGACCAGCTCGCCGACAACATCATCGTCATCGACCAGGGACGCGTGATCGCCGAGGGCACCGCGCTGCAGCTGAAGGACCAGTTTGGCGCCGCGCGGCTGGTCGTGACGGTCTCCGACGCTGCCCGGCTCGCGGAGGCGGTCGAGGTGGTCCGCGGCGTGAGCGCCGAGGTGCACGTCGACGAGAGCAGCCGCCGCATCACCGCACCCACCGAGGGGCTGTCCGCGATCACCACGCTGGCCGGCCGGTTCGACTCCCTGGGCATGGACCTCGACGACATCGGGCTGCAGCGGCCGAGCCTGGACGACGTCTTCCTGCACCTGACCGGCCACCGTGCCGACGACAACGAAGCGGCCGCCGACAGCTCGGAGGGGCAGCCATGA
- a CDS encoding winged helix-turn-helix domain-containing protein yields the protein MRELSIAAARRIALAAQGFADRAPAGPPTARHLQRVYDRTGVVQIDSVNVLTRAHYLPAYSRLGPYERAAFDRLEHPRRRVFEYWAHMASLSPVEHHPLLRWRMADARGRTWELIDRVVRANPGYVDDVRALVRERGPVTSSQVDPERTGRVRGEMWSWHDAKAAVEWLFRTGELASIRRNAQFERVFDLTERVIPPAVLAAPTPSRDDAQRALLAVAARAHGVATAAHLRDYFRLRGPQTAVLLRELVEEGLLEPVTVRGLRGTWYLHRDARLPRRVPHAALLSPFDPLVWERDRTERLWDCHYRIEIYTPAHKRVHGYYVLLYLLDERIAARVDLKADRGAGVLLVQAAHHEAGSGLQPGYVADRLRAELGRMAGWLALERVSVVGKGDLADPLASAAPGTDDLAGDGTGG from the coding sequence ATGAGAGAGCTCAGCATCGCCGCGGCCCGGCGCATCGCCCTGGCCGCGCAGGGCTTCGCCGACCGGGCGCCCGCCGGTCCGCCGACCGCGCGGCACCTCCAGCGCGTCTACGACCGCACCGGCGTGGTGCAGATCGACTCGGTCAACGTGCTGACCCGGGCCCACTACCTGCCGGCGTACTCGCGCCTGGGGCCGTACGAGCGGGCGGCCTTCGACCGGCTGGAGCATCCGCGCCGCCGCGTGTTCGAGTACTGGGCGCACATGGCCTCGCTGTCGCCGGTCGAGCACCATCCGCTGCTGCGCTGGCGGATGGCGGACGCGCGCGGGCGCACCTGGGAGCTCATCGACCGCGTCGTGCGGGCCAACCCCGGCTACGTCGACGACGTCCGCGCGCTCGTGCGCGAGCGCGGCCCGGTGACCAGCTCGCAGGTCGACCCCGAGCGCACCGGCAGGGTGCGCGGCGAGATGTGGTCGTGGCACGACGCGAAGGCCGCCGTCGAGTGGCTGTTCCGCACCGGAGAGCTGGCGTCCATCCGCCGCAACGCCCAGTTCGAGCGGGTCTTCGACCTGACCGAGCGCGTCATCCCGCCCGCAGTGCTCGCCGCCCCGACGCCCTCGCGCGACGACGCGCAGCGGGCGCTGCTGGCCGTCGCCGCCCGCGCGCACGGCGTCGCCACCGCCGCGCACCTGCGCGACTACTTCCGCCTCCGCGGGCCGCAGACCGCCGTGCTGCTGCGCGAGCTCGTCGAGGAGGGCCTGCTGGAGCCGGTGACGGTGCGCGGGCTGCGCGGCACCTGGTACCTGCACCGTGACGCCCGGCTGCCGCGACGCGTGCCGCACGCCGCGCTGCTGTCGCCCTTCGACCCGCTCGTGTGGGAGCGCGACCGCACCGAGCGGCTGTGGGACTGCCACTACCGGATCGAGATCTACACGCCCGCGCACAAGCGCGTGCACGGCTACTACGTGCTGCTGTACCTGCTCGACGAGCGGATCGCGGCGCGGGTCGACCTCAAGGCCGACCGCGGCGCCGGCGTCCTGCTGGTGCAGGCCGCGCACCACGAGGCGGGCTCCGGCCTGCAGCCGGGCTACGTGGCCGACCGGCTGCGCGCCGAGCTCGGCCGCATGGCCGGCTGGCTCGCGCTCGAGCGGGTCAGCGTGGTCGGCAAGGGCGACCTCGCGGACCCGCTCGCGAGCGCCGCGCCGGGCACGGACGACCTCGCTGGCGACGGGACCGGCGGCTAG
- a CDS encoding lysophospholipid acyltransferase family protein has product MPDKHLRTDWFLRTVAVGPAFRALSRMRVEGRENVPREGAVIVAANHLSSMDAVIVPLAMDRPTTFLAKAEYFTGEGLKGRLTAGFMERLGTIPVDRAKGRAALLSLDAAQQALEDGRAFAMHPEGTRSPDGRLYRGRTGVARLSLVTGAPVLPCGIVGSDRLLAPGSRLPRPAKVVVTFGPLLRPGQYRSGPMAVRSRDMTIDIMTAIQRLTGQEYVDRFSPGPHGTTG; this is encoded by the coding sequence ATGCCTGACAAGCACCTGCGCACCGACTGGTTCCTCCGCACGGTCGCGGTGGGGCCGGCCTTCCGGGCGCTGTCGCGGATGCGCGTCGAGGGCCGCGAGAACGTGCCGCGGGAGGGCGCGGTCATCGTCGCGGCGAACCACCTGTCCTCGATGGACGCCGTGATCGTGCCGCTGGCGATGGACCGCCCCACCACGTTCCTGGCCAAGGCCGAGTACTTCACCGGCGAGGGCCTCAAGGGCCGGCTCACGGCCGGCTTCATGGAGCGGCTCGGCACGATCCCGGTGGATCGCGCGAAGGGGCGTGCGGCGCTGCTGTCGCTGGACGCCGCCCAGCAGGCGCTGGAGGACGGCCGCGCGTTCGCGATGCACCCGGAGGGCACGAGGTCGCCGGACGGCCGCCTGTACCGGGGCCGCACCGGCGTGGCGCGGCTGTCGCTGGTCACCGGGGCGCCGGTGCTGCCCTGCGGCATCGTCGGCTCGGACCGGCTGCTGGCTCCGGGCTCCCGGCTGCCGCGGCCGGCGAAGGTCGTCGTCACCTTCGGTCCTCTGCTGCGTCCCGGACAGTACCGCTCGGGACCGATGGCGGTCCGCAGCCGCGACATGACGATCGACATCATGACCGCGATCCAGCGGCTCACCGGCCAGGAGTACGTCGACCGGTTCTCCCCCGGCCCGCACGGAACGACGGGATGA
- a CDS encoding GNAT family N-acetyltransferase has protein sequence MAEGFVRDAQPTDTDAIGRIQSATWRQAYARQLPADALEAMTPQAASEAWRDAVTSPPGAGHRVLIALEASRTDTTVVGFVALAPAATDEAEAEDAVEIVSLLVEPRWGRRGHGARLLSAAVDTARAASAGRMICWVLGGDKATEDFLRSAGWERDGWRRTLDAGDREIPQYRMHTDISHLAREAGTDA, from the coding sequence GTGGCCGAAGGATTCGTCAGAGACGCGCAGCCGACCGACACCGACGCGATCGGTCGCATCCAGTCGGCGACCTGGCGCCAGGCGTACGCCCGTCAGCTGCCGGCCGACGCCCTGGAGGCGATGACCCCGCAAGCGGCGTCCGAGGCCTGGCGGGACGCCGTCACCAGCCCTCCCGGCGCCGGGCACCGGGTGCTGATCGCGCTCGAGGCGTCCCGCACCGACACCACGGTCGTCGGGTTCGTCGCGCTCGCCCCGGCGGCCACCGACGAGGCCGAGGCGGAGGACGCCGTGGAGATCGTGTCGCTGCTCGTCGAGCCGCGGTGGGGACGGCGCGGCCACGGGGCGCGGCTGCTGTCGGCCGCGGTCGACACGGCCCGGGCGGCGTCCGCGGGCCGGATGATCTGCTGGGTGCTCGGCGGCGACAAGGCGACCGAGGACTTCCTGCGCTCGGCCGGCTGGGAGCGAGACGGCTGGCGCCGTACCCTCGACGCCGGCGACCGGGAGATTCCCCAGTACCGCATGCACACCGACATCAGCCATCTGGCGCGTGAGGCGGGGACCGATGCCTGA
- the thyX gene encoding FAD-dependent thymidylate synthase produces the protein MSDQTTLRVDVIATTRFSAPADVPWSTDADGGQALAEFAGRACYRSWDKPKAATATNAGYLRHVIEVGHLSVLEHAQVTLYIRGVSRSVTHELIRHRHLSYSQLSQRHVIDDPAFVVPQPVNGDDELGGLFERAAATARAAYDELIEGIGQRLAGSEGATRSKRARQAAQALLPAARATEIVVTGNLRAWRQLIATHGSDHADDELRELAVACLQRLREVEPNAFADFLLTDLPDGRRIASSALVTEG, from the coding sequence ATGAGCGATCAGACCACCCTGCGTGTCGACGTCATCGCTACCACCCGATTCAGCGCGCCCGCCGACGTGCCGTGGAGCACCGACGCGGACGGCGGCCAGGCGCTGGCCGAGTTCGCCGGCCGGGCGTGCTACCGGTCGTGGGACAAGCCCAAGGCGGCGACCGCGACGAACGCCGGCTACCTGCGGCACGTCATCGAGGTCGGGCACCTGTCCGTGCTCGAGCACGCGCAGGTGACGCTGTACATCCGCGGGGTCTCCCGCTCGGTCACCCACGAGCTGATCCGGCACCGCCACCTGTCCTACAGCCAGCTCTCGCAGCGCCACGTCATCGACGACCCGGCCTTCGTCGTCCCGCAGCCGGTCAACGGCGACGACGAGCTGGGCGGGCTGTTCGAGCGGGCCGCCGCGACCGCGCGGGCGGCGTACGACGAGCTGATCGAGGGGATCGGGCAGCGGCTCGCCGGCTCGGAGGGCGCGACCCGCAGCAAGCGCGCCCGGCAGGCGGCGCAGGCGCTGCTGCCGGCGGCGCGGGCGACCGAGATCGTGGTCACCGGCAACCTCCGGGCCTGGCGGCAGCTGATCGCGACCCACGGCTCGGACCACGCGGACGACGAGCTGCGCGAGCTCGCCGTCGCCTGCCTGCAGCGGCTGCGGGAGGTCGAGCCGAACGCGTTCGCCGACTTCCTGCTGACCGACCTGCCGGACGGCCGGCGCATCGCCTCGAGCGCTCTCGTGACGGAAGGATGA
- the dapA gene encoding 4-hydroxy-tetrahydrodipicolinate synthase, producing the protein MTQASDSRAPIGRVLTAMVTPMTEDGAIDHDGLAALAVRLVDDGHDGLVVSGTTGESPTTTDAEKSTILRTVVEAVGERACIVAGVGTYATAHTVELARAAEQAGADALLVVTPYYSKPTQAGLVAHFTAVADATGLPNVLYDIPGRSGIPIETPTLQRLAEHERIVGVKDAKGDLSAGLEVIATTDLAYYSGDDPLNLAWMASGAVGVISVVGHAFGREYLDMLDAVERGDLAEARQIHVDLIPAVRTIMSRSSQGAIRAKAVSQLLGVIGSRQTRLPLLPASDEEVGQLRDMLVAAGKEVSR; encoded by the coding sequence ATGACCCAAGCCAGTGACTCTCGCGCGCCCATCGGGCGCGTGCTGACCGCGATGGTCACGCCGATGACCGAGGACGGCGCGATCGACCACGACGGACTGGCCGCCCTCGCCGTACGCCTCGTCGACGACGGGCACGACGGGCTGGTCGTCTCCGGCACGACCGGCGAGTCGCCGACCACCACCGACGCGGAGAAGTCGACGATCCTGCGCACCGTGGTCGAGGCCGTGGGCGAGCGGGCGTGCATCGTGGCGGGCGTCGGCACGTACGCGACCGCGCACACCGTCGAGCTCGCGCGCGCCGCCGAGCAGGCCGGCGCCGACGCGCTGCTGGTCGTGACGCCGTACTACAGCAAGCCCACCCAGGCCGGTCTCGTCGCACACTTCACCGCGGTGGCCGACGCCACCGGGCTGCCCAACGTCCTCTACGACATCCCCGGGCGCTCGGGCATTCCGATCGAGACCCCGACCCTGCAGCGGCTCGCCGAGCACGAGCGGATCGTGGGCGTCAAGGACGCCAAGGGCGACCTGTCGGCCGGGCTCGAGGTCATCGCGACGACCGACCTCGCCTACTACTCCGGCGACGACCCGCTGAACCTGGCCTGGATGGCCAGTGGCGCGGTCGGCGTGATCAGCGTCGTCGGGCACGCGTTCGGCCGGGAGTACCTCGACATGCTGGACGCCGTCGAGCGCGGCGACCTCGCCGAGGCGCGGCAGATCCACGTCGACCTGATCCCCGCCGTCCGCACGATCATGAGCCGGTCCTCGCAGGGCGCCATCCGCGCCAAGGCCGTCAGCCAGCTGCTCGGCGTGATCGGCTCGCGGCAGACCCGGCTGCCGTTGCTGCCGGCCTCCGACGAGGAGGTCGGGCAGCTACGCGACATGCTCGTGGCGGCCGGCAAGGAGGTCAGCCGATGA
- a CDS encoding TIGR03085 family metal-binding protein, which translates to MAANIAQAERRALCDLFDELGPDAPTLCEGWATRDLAAHLAVREGRPDAAPGVLIPAFAGYTQKVREQLAALPWPVLVERIRTGPPALSVFRLPGLDAKANLGEFFIHHEDVRRAQPGWAPRDADGERYRALEGSLMRIGRFLLRKSPVTVRLDPGTGQPFVARASRNKGGVTVVGTPDELALWCYGREDVARVELIGDEADIEALLGSARGF; encoded by the coding sequence ATGGCAGCCAACATCGCGCAGGCCGAGCGCCGCGCGCTCTGCGACCTCTTCGACGAGCTGGGACCCGACGCGCCCACCCTCTGCGAGGGCTGGGCGACCCGCGACCTCGCGGCGCACCTCGCCGTGCGCGAGGGTCGACCCGACGCCGCACCCGGCGTGCTGATCCCGGCGTTCGCCGGGTACACGCAGAAGGTGCGCGAGCAGCTGGCCGCCCTCCCGTGGCCGGTCCTGGTCGAGCGGATCCGCACCGGACCGCCGGCGCTGTCGGTGTTCCGGCTGCCCGGCCTCGACGCGAAGGCCAACCTCGGCGAGTTCTTCATCCACCACGAGGACGTGCGCCGGGCCCAGCCGGGGTGGGCGCCGCGGGACGCCGACGGCGAGCGGTACCGTGCGCTGGAGGGATCGCTGATGAGGATCGGCCGGTTCCTGCTGCGCAAGTCGCCGGTGACCGTCCGTCTCGACCCGGGCACCGGCCAGCCGTTCGTGGCGCGCGCGAGCAGGAACAAGGGCGGCGTCACGGTCGTCGGCACCCCCGACGAGCTCGCGCTGTGGTGCTACGGCCGCGAGGACGTCGCGCGCGTCGAGCTCATCGGCGACGAGGCGGACATCGAAGCGCTGCTGGGCAGCGCCCGAGGATTCTAG
- the dapB gene encoding 4-hydroxy-tetrahydrodipicolinate reductase — protein MRVGVIGAAGKVGEQICIGVEEADDLDLVARIDQDDSLEDLVAAKAEAIVDFTHPDAVMGTLEFCIDAGIHCVVGTTGFTDERLQTVRRWVEARPQVGVLVAPNFAIGAVLMMHFSRLAAKYYETAEVVELHHPTKADAPSGTAARTAALIAEARREAGLGAMPDATSTGLDGARGADVDGVRVHSVRMRGMVAHQEVIFGTQGEVLTIRHDSMDRTSFVPGVLLGVRQVAGRPGLTVGIEQYMGL, from the coding sequence ATGCGCGTAGGAGTGATCGGTGCCGCCGGCAAGGTCGGCGAGCAGATCTGCATCGGCGTCGAGGAGGCCGACGACCTCGACCTGGTCGCCCGGATCGACCAGGACGACTCCCTCGAGGACCTGGTGGCGGCGAAGGCCGAGGCGATCGTCGACTTCACCCATCCCGACGCGGTGATGGGCACCCTCGAGTTCTGCATCGACGCGGGCATCCACTGCGTGGTCGGCACCACCGGCTTCACCGACGAGCGGCTGCAGACCGTCCGCCGGTGGGTCGAGGCCCGGCCCCAGGTCGGCGTGCTCGTCGCCCCGAACTTCGCCATCGGGGCGGTGCTGATGATGCACTTCTCCAGGCTCGCGGCGAAGTACTACGAGACGGCCGAGGTCGTCGAGCTGCATCACCCCACCAAGGCCGACGCGCCGTCCGGCACCGCCGCGCGCACCGCGGCGCTGATCGCCGAGGCCCGCCGGGAGGCAGGCCTCGGCGCGATGCCGGACGCCACCTCGACCGGGCTCGACGGCGCCCGCGGCGCGGACGTCGACGGTGTGCGGGTGCACTCGGTCCGGATGCGCGGCATGGTGGCCCACCAGGAGGTCATCTTCGGCACCCAGGGCGAGGTGCTGACCATCCGCCACGACTCGATGGACCGGACGTCGTTCGTCCCCGGCGTGCTGCTCGGCGTCCGCCAGGTGGCCGGTCGCCCGGGGCTGACGGTCGGCATCGAGCAGTACATGGGCCTGTAG
- a CDS encoding ribonuclease J, with the protein MTRAPGTLAALPKLPKDGLRIVPLGGLGEIGRNMAILEYAGRLLVIDCGVLFPESDQPGVDLILPDWSAYEDRLDDIEAIVLTHGHEDHIGGVPFLLRERRDIPIVGSKLTNAFVAAKLREHRIKPTLKDVREGQRVTYGPFDLEFFAVNHSIPDAMAVAVRTGAGVVLHTGDFKMDQVPLDGRITDLAGFARLGFEGIDLLMSDSTNAEVPGFVTPEEKLGPVIESVIREAQQRIIVASFASHVHRIQQVIDAAHKNGRKISFVGRSMVRNMGVASDLGYLNIPAGLTVSIDQAARMHPSQVVIISTGSQGEPLSALSRMATGNHRHITVAEGDTVLLASSLVPGNETAVNKVINALAELGANVISKDNALVHVSGHAAAGELLYLLNTTRPSNLMPVHGEWRHLRAHAALARKTGLGDEHILLTSDGDVVDLVEGRASIVGHVDCGMVYVDGNSAGVDENTLKDRLILGEEGFLACTVVVSTSSRMVVRKAHALARGFADNPEIVAAVEPLVDAEISRMLDDGVTDVHKLAQAMRRTLGRWVSDTHRRRPMILPNVIDL; encoded by the coding sequence ATGACCCGAGCACCCGGCACCCTGGCGGCGCTGCCGAAGCTGCCGAAGGACGGCCTGCGGATCGTCCCGCTCGGCGGCCTCGGCGAGATCGGCCGCAACATGGCGATCCTCGAGTACGCCGGCCGGCTGCTGGTCATCGACTGCGGCGTGCTGTTCCCCGAGAGCGACCAGCCGGGCGTCGACCTGATCCTGCCGGACTGGTCGGCCTACGAGGACCGCCTCGACGACATCGAGGCGATCGTCCTCACGCACGGTCACGAGGACCACATCGGCGGCGTGCCGTTCCTGCTGCGCGAGCGCCGCGACATCCCGATCGTCGGGTCCAAGCTGACCAACGCCTTCGTCGCCGCCAAGCTGCGCGAGCACCGCATCAAGCCCACCCTCAAAGACGTGCGCGAGGGGCAACGGGTCACCTACGGGCCGTTCGACCTCGAGTTCTTCGCCGTCAACCACTCCATCCCGGACGCGATGGCCGTCGCCGTCCGCACCGGCGCGGGCGTCGTCCTGCACACCGGCGACTTCAAGATGGACCAGGTGCCGCTGGACGGCCGCATCACCGACCTGGCCGGGTTCGCGCGGCTGGGCTTCGAGGGCATCGACCTGCTCATGAGCGACTCCACCAACGCGGAGGTGCCCGGGTTCGTCACCCCCGAGGAGAAGCTCGGCCCGGTCATCGAGTCGGTCATCCGGGAGGCGCAGCAGCGCATCATCGTGGCGTCGTTCGCCTCCCACGTGCACCGCATCCAGCAGGTGATCGACGCCGCGCACAAGAACGGCCGCAAGATCTCGTTCGTCGGCCGCTCGATGGTGCGCAACATGGGTGTGGCGAGCGACCTGGGCTACCTGAACATCCCCGCGGGGCTCACCGTCTCGATCGACCAGGCCGCGCGCATGCATCCTTCCCAGGTGGTGATCATCTCGACGGGGTCCCAGGGCGAGCCGCTGTCCGCGCTGTCGCGGATGGCGACCGGGAACCACCGGCACATCACCGTCGCCGAGGGCGACACCGTGCTGCTGGCCTCCTCGCTCGTCCCGGGCAACGAGACCGCCGTCAACAAGGTGATCAACGCCCTCGCCGAGCTGGGCGCCAACGTCATCAGCAAGGACAACGCGCTGGTGCACGTCTCCGGCCACGCCGCCGCGGGCGAGCTGCTCTACCTGCTGAACACGACACGACCGAGCAACCTGATGCCCGTGCACGGCGAGTGGCGGCACCTGCGCGCGCACGCCGCGCTGGCGCGCAAGACCGGACTCGGCGACGAGCACATCCTCCTGACCTCCGACGGCGACGTGGTCGACCTCGTCGAGGGCCGCGCCTCGATCGTCGGGCACGTCGACTGCGGCATGGTGTACGTCGACGGCAACAGCGCCGGCGTCGACGAGAACACCTTGAAGGACCGGCTGATCCTCGGCGAGGAGGGCTTCCTGGCCTGCACCGTCGTCGTGTCGACCTCCTCGCGGATGGTGGTGCGCAAGGCCCACGCGTTGGCCAGAGGGTTCGCCGACAACCCAGAGATCGTGGCCGCCGTCGAGCCGCTGGTCGACGCCGAGATCTCCCGGATGCTCGACGACGGCGTCACCGACGTCCACAAGCTGGCCCAGGCGATGCGCCGCACCCTCGGGCGCTGGGTCAGCGACACCCATCGGCGGCGCCCGATGATCCTGCCCAACGTCATCGACCTGTAG
- a CDS encoding fumarate hydratase, which yields MTDFAYEDMLPIGTDPTPYRLLGTDGVRTVEGPGGRTFLEVDPSALELLSRTAMHDIAHYLRPAHLQQLRNILDDPEASNNDKFVALDLLKNANIAAGGVLPMCQDTGTAIIMGKRGQQVLTEGTDERALSKGVYDAYTQLNLRYSQMAPLTMWEEKNTGSNLPAQIELYADTLPGHETGYKFLFMAKGGGSANKSYLFQETKAILNPDAMLRFLDEKIRSLGTAACPPYHLAIVIGGTSAELALKTAKYASAKYLDALPTSGSPTAHGFRDLELEEQVLELTRQTGIGAQFGGKYFCHDVRVVRLPRHGASLPVAIAVSCSADRQCLGKITPEGVFIEQLETDPARFLPETVPADLDEETTGLQSTGKNVVVKIDLSRPMDEIRAELSKHPVKTRLSLTGTLVVARDIAHAKIKERLDAGEAMPQYLKDHPVYYAGPAKTPAGMASGSFGPTTAGRMDSYVDQFQAAGGSMVMLAKGNRSQQVTDACDRHGGFYLGSIGGPAARLAQDCIKSVEVLEYPELGMEAIWRIEVEDFPAFIVVDDKGNDFFASVTKPVALTIQKRPGL from the coding sequence ATGACCGACTTCGCATACGAGGACATGCTGCCGATCGGCACGGATCCCACCCCCTATCGCCTGCTGGGCACCGACGGCGTGCGCACGGTCGAGGGCCCCGGTGGCCGCACGTTCCTGGAGGTGGACCCGTCGGCCCTCGAGCTGCTCTCGCGCACCGCGATGCACGACATCGCGCACTACCTGCGCCCGGCGCACCTGCAGCAGCTGCGCAACATCCTGGACGATCCCGAGGCGAGCAACAACGACAAGTTCGTCGCCCTGGACCTGCTGAAGAACGCCAACATCGCCGCCGGCGGCGTGCTGCCCATGTGCCAGGACACCGGAACCGCGATCATCATGGGCAAGCGCGGCCAGCAGGTGCTCACCGAGGGCACCGACGAGCGCGCGCTGAGCAAGGGCGTGTACGACGCGTACACGCAGCTGAACCTGCGGTACTCGCAGATGGCTCCCCTGACGATGTGGGAGGAGAAGAACACCGGCTCCAACCTGCCGGCGCAGATCGAGCTGTACGCCGACACCCTCCCGGGGCACGAGACCGGCTACAAGTTCCTGTTCATGGCCAAGGGCGGCGGCTCGGCCAACAAGTCGTACCTGTTCCAGGAGACGAAGGCCATCCTGAACCCCGACGCGATGCTGCGCTTCCTCGACGAGAAGATCCGCTCGCTGGGCACCGCCGCCTGCCCGCCCTATCACCTCGCGATCGTCATCGGCGGCACATCGGCCGAGCTGGCGCTGAAGACGGCGAAGTACGCGTCGGCCAAGTACCTCGACGCGCTCCCGACGTCCGGCTCCCCCACCGCCCACGGCTTCCGCGACCTCGAGCTGGAGGAGCAGGTGCTCGAGCTGACCCGGCAGACCGGCATCGGCGCCCAGTTCGGCGGGAAGTACTTCTGCCACGACGTCCGGGTGGTGCGCCTGCCCCGGCACGGCGCGTCGCTGCCCGTCGCGATCGCGGTCTCCTGCTCGGCCGACCGGCAGTGCCTCGGCAAGATCACCCCCGAAGGCGTGTTCATCGAGCAGCTCGAGACCGACCCCGCCCGGTTCCTGCCCGAGACGGTCCCGGCCGACCTCGACGAGGAGACCACGGGCCTGCAGTCGACCGGCAAGAACGTCGTGGTGAAGATCGACCTGTCGCGGCCGATGGACGAGATCCGCGCCGAGCTGTCGAAGCATCCCGTGAAGACCCGGCTCTCGCTGACCGGCACGCTGGTGGTGGCCCGCGACATCGCGCACGCGAAGATCAAGGAGCGGCTGGACGCCGGCGAGGCGATGCCGCAGTACCTGAAGGACCACCCCGTCTACTACGCGGGCCCGGCGAAGACGCCGGCCGGCATGGCCTCGGGGTCGTTCGGGCCGACGACCGCCGGCCGGATGGACTCGTACGTCGACCAATTCCAGGCCGCCGGCGGCTCGATGGTGATGCTGGCCAAGGGCAACCGCTCGCAGCAGGTCACCGACGCCTGCGACCGGCACGGCGGCTTCTACCTCGGCTCGATCGGCGGACCGGCCGCGCGCCTGGCGCAGGACTGCATCAAGTCGGTGGAGGTGCTGGAGTACCCCGAGCTCGGCATGGAGGCGATCTGGCGGATCGAGGTCGAGGACTTCCCCGCGTTCATCGTCGTCGACGACAAGGGCAACGACTTCTTCGCCTCGGTCACCAAGCCGGTCGCGCTGACCATCCAGAAGCGCCCCGGTCTCTAG